A section of the Verrucomicrobium sp. GAS474 genome encodes:
- the ileS gene encoding isoleucine--tRNA ligase: MSDTPATPPNYKETVLLPKTDFPMKADLPKREPGFLAKWKADDLYGRIQKKDAPKGKFILHDGPPFANGDAHMGHALNKTLKDIVIKYKTMAGFRVPYVPGWDCHGLPIEFKVMKELPPEKRDPVSIRQASEAYARKYIALQRGQFERLGILGDWENPYLTLNHGYEADILRTFATLVEKGLVYEGLRPVHWSTGCQTALAEAEIEYAPRTDPALMVKFPLTDEGKAKLGLSANKTASLVIWTTTPWTLPANLAVAASPTLAYEAHEVEGEIVIVAAALVAKVPRLAGTPLVKAFAKGSEIEGATYRHPFLDRVSAVHTGDFVTADAGTGLVHIAPGHGMDDYQLGQSKGLGILAPVDDRGCLTAEAGVAELTGVYVFKANPLIRDLLQASGHLWSEEEYTHDYPHCWRSKTPIVFRAVKQWFIKVDAFRQASLDALDHVEWIPGWGINRIKGAVASRADWCISRQRSWGVPIPVFYRDEKPILDAGLIRKFADIAEARGTNAWFETPAADLARELGLENPAELRQGTDTLDVWIDSGSSHAAVLKRRPELAFPADLYLEGSDQHRGWFQSSLLLSVATNGVPPYKRVLTNGFVVDVDGKKLSKSSGAKGMIDYVNEYGADILRLWVSSEDYRNDVPFSKEIFTRVADTYRTMRNTIRILLGNLAGFDPAQDAVADADLTEVDRYLLARLDEVIVKAREAYEAYEFHQVYHIVNRFCSVEVSAFYVDVLKDRMYCDGEKWASRRSSQTAMRRIVEALLKLLAPIVSYTAEEAWCFLGSSESIHLQPLPEAGTPADPAFVARWERILTLRTAVNESLEKARQAKTIGKSLEAEVALTAPDVAESDAELLKLVFIVSRLKLKTGGEVAAEVTRAEGEKCLRCWKYDETLGADPAHPALCARCAKAVS; the protein is encoded by the coding sequence ATGAGCGATACGCCTGCGACCCCTCCCAATTACAAGGAAACCGTCCTCCTCCCGAAGACCGACTTCCCCATGAAGGCCGACCTCCCGAAGCGGGAGCCCGGCTTCCTCGCGAAGTGGAAGGCCGACGACCTCTACGGCCGGATCCAGAAGAAGGACGCGCCCAAGGGAAAATTCATCCTCCACGACGGCCCCCCCTTCGCCAACGGCGACGCCCACATGGGCCACGCCCTCAACAAGACGCTGAAGGACATCGTCATCAAGTACAAGACGATGGCCGGGTTCCGCGTTCCCTACGTCCCCGGCTGGGACTGCCACGGCCTCCCCATCGAATTCAAGGTGATGAAGGAGCTGCCGCCCGAGAAGCGGGACCCCGTCAGCATCCGCCAGGCGAGCGAGGCCTACGCCCGGAAGTACATCGCCCTCCAGCGCGGCCAGTTCGAGCGCCTTGGCATCCTCGGCGATTGGGAGAACCCCTACCTCACGCTGAACCACGGCTACGAGGCCGACATCCTCCGCACCTTCGCCACGCTGGTCGAGAAGGGCCTCGTCTACGAGGGCCTCCGCCCCGTCCACTGGAGCACCGGCTGCCAGACCGCCCTCGCCGAGGCCGAGATCGAGTACGCCCCCCGCACCGATCCCGCCCTGATGGTGAAGTTCCCCCTCACCGACGAGGGCAAGGCGAAGCTCGGCCTCTCCGCGAACAAGACCGCCTCCCTCGTCATCTGGACGACGACGCCGTGGACCCTCCCCGCGAACCTCGCCGTCGCCGCCTCGCCGACCCTCGCCTACGAGGCTCACGAGGTGGAGGGAGAGATCGTCATCGTCGCCGCCGCCCTCGTCGCCAAGGTTCCCCGCCTCGCCGGGACGCCGCTGGTGAAGGCCTTCGCCAAGGGCTCCGAGATCGAGGGGGCGACCTACCGCCATCCCTTCCTCGACCGCGTCTCCGCCGTCCACACGGGCGACTTCGTCACCGCCGACGCCGGCACCGGCCTCGTCCACATCGCCCCCGGGCACGGCATGGACGACTACCAGCTCGGCCAGAGCAAGGGCCTCGGCATCCTCGCCCCCGTCGACGACCGGGGCTGCCTCACCGCCGAGGCCGGGGTCGCCGAACTCACCGGCGTCTACGTCTTCAAGGCGAACCCGCTCATCCGCGACCTCCTCCAGGCGAGCGGCCACCTGTGGAGCGAGGAAGAGTACACCCACGATTATCCCCATTGCTGGCGCTCGAAGACCCCCATCGTCTTCCGCGCCGTGAAGCAGTGGTTCATCAAGGTCGACGCCTTCCGCCAGGCCTCCCTCGACGCCCTCGACCACGTCGAGTGGATCCCCGGCTGGGGCATCAACCGGATCAAGGGAGCCGTGGCGAGCCGCGCCGACTGGTGCATCTCCCGCCAGCGTTCCTGGGGCGTCCCGATCCCGGTCTTCTACCGGGACGAAAAGCCGATCCTCGACGCGGGCCTCATCCGCAAGTTCGCCGACATCGCCGAGGCGCGCGGCACCAACGCGTGGTTCGAGACCCCCGCCGCCGACCTGGCCCGGGAACTCGGCCTCGAAAACCCGGCAGAACTGCGGCAGGGGACCGACACCCTCGACGTCTGGATCGATTCTGGGAGCAGCCACGCCGCCGTCCTGAAGCGGCGTCCCGAACTCGCCTTCCCCGCCGACCTCTACCTTGAGGGAAGCGACCAGCATCGCGGCTGGTTCCAGTCGTCGCTCCTCCTCTCCGTCGCCACGAACGGCGTCCCTCCCTACAAGCGGGTCCTCACGAACGGCTTCGTCGTCGACGTCGACGGGAAGAAGCTCTCGAAGTCGAGCGGCGCGAAGGGGATGATCGACTACGTCAACGAGTACGGCGCCGACATCCTCCGCCTCTGGGTATCCAGCGAGGACTACCGGAACGACGTTCCCTTCTCCAAGGAGATCTTCACCCGCGTGGCCGATACCTACCGGACGATGCGGAACACGATCCGGATCCTCCTCGGGAACCTCGCCGGATTCGACCCCGCGCAGGACGCCGTCGCCGACGCCGACCTCACCGAGGTCGACCGCTACCTCCTCGCCCGCCTCGACGAGGTGATCGTGAAGGCCCGCGAAGCCTACGAGGCCTACGAGTTCCATCAGGTCTACCACATCGTCAACCGCTTCTGCTCCGTCGAGGTCTCGGCCTTCTACGTCGACGTCCTCAAGGACCGGATGTATTGCGACGGGGAAAAGTGGGCTTCCCGCCGCTCGTCGCAGACCGCGATGCGCCGGATCGTCGAGGCGCTGCTGAAGCTCCTCGCCCCCATCGTTTCCTACACCGCGGAGGAGGCGTGGTGCTTCCTCGGCTCGTCGGAGTCGATCCATCTCCAGCCGCTCCCCGAGGCGGGGACGCCCGCCGATCCCGCCTTCGTCGCCCGCTGGGAACGGATCCTGACCCTCCGCACCGCCGTCAACGAGTCGCTCGAAAAGGCCCGTCAGGCGAAGACCATCGGGAAGAGCCTCGAGGCCGAGGTCGCCCTCACCGCCCCCGATGTCGCCGAAAGCGATGCCGAGCTGCTGAAGCTCGTCTTCATCGTCTCCCGCCTGAAGTTGAAGACGGGCGGCGAGGTCGCCGCCGAGGTCACCCGCGCCGAGGGGGAGAAATGCCTCCGCTGCTGGAAATACGACGAGACCCTGGGCGCCGATCCGGCCCATCCCGCCCTCTGCGCCCGGTGCGCGAAGGCGGTCTCCTAA
- the pheS gene encoding phenylalanine--tRNA ligase subunit alpha: MENEIRQQIDALRSDILSALAAAPDAAALEEVRLKYFSKNGLIAPVMEKVGSAPKELRPVLGRLVNEFKATVNPAFEERKNAFAAAAETAGIDATLPGRPVPVGSLHPIYAARDRAIGIFRRLGFALADGPDIETEHYNFDALNTPKDHPARNEGDTFYLADRALRHGLSKDDASAAKEGRLLLRTQTSPVQIRVLEQLAASGKQPPVRIVAPGRCYRRDEIDATHGIAFHQMEGLVVDEGVSLADLKGTLELFFRELLGEDLKFRFRPHFFPFTEPSFEVDASRPGNQVKGREWLEICGCGMVHPKVLANAGIDPERYTGFAFGFGIERIAMMVHQVNDLRLFGENDVRLLSQLSPKV; this comes from the coding sequence AGTATTTCTCCAAGAACGGCCTCATCGCGCCGGTCATGGAGAAGGTCGGCTCCGCGCCGAAGGAACTCCGCCCCGTCCTGGGCCGCCTCGTCAACGAATTCAAGGCGACGGTGAACCCCGCCTTCGAGGAGAGGAAGAACGCCTTCGCCGCCGCCGCCGAGACCGCCGGGATCGACGCCACGCTCCCGGGCCGCCCCGTCCCCGTCGGCAGCCTCCATCCGATCTACGCCGCGCGCGATCGCGCCATCGGGATCTTCCGCCGCCTCGGCTTCGCCCTCGCCGACGGCCCCGACATCGAGACCGAGCACTACAACTTCGACGCCCTCAACACGCCGAAGGACCACCCCGCCCGCAACGAGGGGGACACCTTCTACCTCGCCGACCGCGCGCTGAGGCACGGCCTCTCGAAGGACGACGCGAGCGCCGCGAAGGAGGGACGCCTCCTCCTCCGCACCCAGACCTCGCCCGTCCAGATCCGCGTCCTGGAGCAGCTCGCCGCCTCGGGGAAGCAGCCGCCCGTCCGCATCGTCGCCCCCGGCCGCTGCTACCGCCGGGACGAGATCGACGCCACCCACGGCATCGCCTTCCACCAGATGGAAGGCCTCGTCGTCGACGAGGGGGTCTCCCTCGCCGACCTCAAGGGAACTCTCGAACTTTTCTTCCGCGAGCTCCTCGGCGAAGACCTCAAGTTCCGTTTCCGCCCCCACTTCTTCCCCTTCACCGAGCCGAGCTTCGAGGTCGACGCCTCCCGCCCCGGCAACCAGGTGAAGGGCCGGGAGTGGCTCGAGATCTGCGGCTGCGGCATGGTCCACCCGAAGGTCCTCGCCAACGCCGGGATCGATCCCGAGCGTTACACCGGCTTCGCCTTCGGCTTCGGCATCGAGCGGATCGCCATGATGGTCCATCAGGTCAACGACCTCCGCCTCTTCGGGGAGAACGACGTCCGCCTCCTCAGCCAGCTCAGCCCGAAAGTTTGA